A section of the Meles meles chromosome 8, mMelMel3.1 paternal haplotype, whole genome shotgun sequence genome encodes:
- the CATSPER1 gene encoding cation channel sperm-associated protein 1, translating to MDQPSLAEKAHNEADTNNLDVLSHPDSPTSYHRPRHGRVHHHHSASRHHGESHHHSESHRHGGSHHHSESHHHGGSHHHGRSHHLGEFQDFHDNAPFHHSHHSHHSHHHGEAHHHGRAHHHTSLALTPSQSTIYSHHSPGEGPFDGEYHHGSRRHHGRPHHRGEPHHHGGSHHRGSPHRGEPHHQGGSHYYRGSYHHGRSHHHGEPYDHGGSHHHGESYHRGGSHYHREPHHHARPHHHSEDSHHSGLHYQGEPHYHKDSYTYGGSHHHGEASHHGRHRHHKAHHHRGPLHHGETFSHHSYVDSYHNRLIPHYSDKYSRHHRGHHGERHHGHHGEHHHREHHRSVHRYDYLHGDHRYREYYHGSSHSLGPYKSRGVARAVLGPSRSHSVILRPNMARVQHSAFSLTRSHSVVHSHASQRSSRVHPQDSSIKTSSESWTEDDEQFQKRKTARAQRAHKRLHTMDLFGRLWENLSYLIQDLRKMLKNLTQSLPFEAFIFLVVCLNTIMLVAQTFAEVEIRGEWYFMAFDSIFLCIYVVEAALKITALGFKYFSDPWNNLDFFIMIMAMLDFLLFQYNSFSFVYHQSVFRIFKVFKSLRALRAVRVLRRLSFLTSLQEVTGTLVRSLPSITAILILMFTCLFLFSVVLRALFRHSDPKRFQSIPSTIFTLFTMLTLDDWSLIYLDSRAQGAWYIIPILMIYIIIQYFIFLNLVIAVLVDNFQMALLQGLEKLKQERAAWIREKILDDSLTELSTSDPEEVMSEHTRQKQLIEKKFGTMTEKQQALLFHFLQLVAGVEQHQQKFRSQASVLDEIADTAFEAGEEDFRK from the exons ATGGATCAACCTTCATTGGCTGAAAAGGCTCACAATGAGGCAGACACCAACAATTTGGATGTGTTATCTCACCCTGACTCACCAACCTCATATCACAGGCCAAGGCATGGCAGAGTCCACCACCATCACAGTGCGTCCCGCCACCATGGTGAGTCCCACCATCACAGTGAGTCCCACCGTCATGGTGGGTCCCACCATCACAGTGAGTCCCACCATCATGGTGGATCCCACCATCATGGTAGATCTCACCATCTTGGTGAATTCCAAGACTTTCATGACAATGCCCCCTTCCACCATTCCCACCACTCCCACCACTCTCACCACCATGGTGAAGCCCACCATCATGGCAGAGCCCACCACCACACATCCCTTGCCCTGACTCCTTCTCAAAGCACTATCTATTCCCATCATTCCCCTGGTGAGGGCCCCTTTGATGGTGAGTACCACCATGGAAGCAGAAGACATCATGGTAGGCCCCACCACCGTGGTGAGCCCCACCACCATGGAGGGTCCCACCACAGGGGGTCCCCCCACCGTGGTGAGCCCCACCACCAAGGGGGGTCCCACTACTACAGGGGGTCCTACCACCATGGAAGGTCCCATCACCATGGTGAGCCTTATGACCATGGAGGATCCCACCACCATGGTGAGTCCTACCACCGTGGTGGGTCTCACTACCATAGGGAACCACATCACCATGCTAGGCCCCACCACCACAGTGAGGATTCTCACCATAGTGGGCTCCATTACCAAGGTGAGCCTCACTACCATAAAGATTCCTACACGTATGGTGGCTCTCACCATCATGGTGAGGCCTCTCACCATGGAAGGCACCGTCACCATAAAGCCCACCACCACAGAGGGCCTCTTCATCATGGAGAGACCTTTTCTCACCATTCCTATGTGGACTCCTATCATAATCGGTTGATACCTCACTACTCTGACAAATACAGCCGCCACCACCGTGGCCACCACGGTGAACGCCACCATGGCCACCATGGTGAACATCATCACAGAGAGCATCACCGTAGTGTGCATCGTTATGATTATCTCCATGGCGATCACCGCTACAGGGAGTACTATCATGGAAGCTCCCACAGCTTGGGCCCATACAAGTCTCGCGGTGTGGCCAGAGCCGTCCTTGGCCCTTCCCGCTCTCATTCAGTAATTCTCCGACCTAACATGGCACGGGTACAGCACTCAGCCTTTAGCTTGACTCGTTCCCACAGTGTTGTGCACTCACATGCATCCCAGAGGTCCAGCAGAGTCCATCCTCAGGATTCCTCCATTAAAACTTCCTCGGAAAGCTGGACAGAAGATGATGAGCAATTTCAGAAGCGCAAAA CTGCCAGAGCTCAGAGGGCCCACAAGAGGCTGCACACCATGGACCTCTTCGGCAGGTTGTGGGAAAACTTAAGCTACCTCATTCAGGACCTCCGGAAAATGCTTAAGAACCTGACTCAGTCCCTGCCCTTTGAAGCCTTCATCTTCCTTGTTGTCTGCCTTAACACTATCATGCTTGTGGCCCAGACCTTTGCTGAAGTTGAGATCCGGGGCG AGTGGTACTTCATGGCCTTCGACTCCATCTTTCTCTGCATCTACGTGGTGGAAGCTGCCCTCAAGATCACCGCCCTGGGCTTCAAGTATTTTTCTGACCCTTGGAACAACCTGG ACTTCTTCATCATGATCATGGCCATGCTGGACTTCCTGCTCTTTCAGTACAACTCCTTCTCCTTCGTCTACCACCAAAGCGTCTTCCGGATCTTCAAGGTGTTCAAGAGCTTGCGGGCCCTGAGGGCCGTCCGGGTGCTGCGGAGGCTCAG CTTCTTGACCAGCCTCCAGGAGGTGACCGGGACTCTGGTGCGGTCCCTACCGTCCATCACGGCCATCCTGATCCTCATGTTCACCTGCCTCT TCCTCTTCTCTGTGGTCCTCCGGGCTCTGTTCCGTCACTCCGACCCCAAGCGCTTCCAGAGCATTCCCTCTACCATCTTCACGCTCTTCACCATGCTCACCCTGGACGACTGGTCCCTCATCTACCTGGACAGCCGGGCCCAGG GTGCCTGGTACATCATCCCCATTCTCATGATTTACATCATCATCCAGTACTTCATCTTCCTCAA cctgGTGATCGCGGTCCTGGTGGATAACTTCCAGATGGCTCTCCTTCAGGGCCTGGAGAAACTGAAGCAGGAG AGGGCCGCCTGGATCCGTGAGAAGATCCTGGACGACTCACTGACAGAACTCAGCACATCAG ACCCTGAAGAGGTGATGAGTGAGCACACCAGACAGAAACAGCTCATCGAGAAAAAATTTGGGACCATGACTGAGAA gcagcAGGCGCTCCTGTTCCACTTCCTGCAGCTGGTGGCTGGGGTAGAGCAGCATCAACAGAAATTCCGCTCCCAGGCGTCCGTTCTTGATGAGATCGCGGACACTGCGTTCGAG GCTGGAGAGGAGGACTTCAGGAAGTGA
- the CST6 gene encoding cystatin-M, with translation MATPSLPRALGLGLLGLCLLALLHNACARPRSGDGPVGGRRDLSPSDPQVQKAAQAAVASYNRGSNSLYYFRDTNILKAQSQLVAGIKYYLTVEMGSTACRKNMATGDGVDITTCPFATGAQEEKLRCDFEVLVVPWQNSSQLLKHNCVTIS, from the exons ATGGCTACTCCGAGCCTCCCTCgtgccctgggcctgggcctgctcGGGCTCTGCCTTCTGGCGCTCCTCCACAACGCCTGTGCCCGCCCCCGTTCCGGGGACGGTCCCGTAGGTGGCCGCAGGGACCTGTCTCCCAGCGACCCGCAGGTGCAGAAGGCGGCCCAGGCGGCGGTGGCCAGCTACAACAGGGGCAGCAACAGCCTCTACTACTTCCGGGACACCAACATCCTCAAGGCGCAGAGCCAG TTGGTGGCTGGCATCAAGTACTACCTGACTGTTGAGATGGGGAGCACCGCCTGTCGCAAGAACATGGCCACTGGAGATGGCGTGGATATCACCACCTGCCCCTTTGCCACAGGAGCGCAGGAGGAG AAGCTGCGCTGTGACTTCGAGGTCCTAGTGGTCCCCTGGCAGAATTCCTCCCAGCTTCTGAAGCATAACTGCGTGACCATATCGTAG